In bacterium, one DNA window encodes the following:
- the folP gene encoding dihydropteroate synthase yields the protein MTSQAARVGPLGLEFGRRTFVMGIINMAPDSFAGDGLAGDAGAAEARGQAMREAGVDLLDVGGRSTRPGAPPVEVAEEIRLTIPAIRRLVGIGVPVSVDTFSARVAGAALEAGAVLVNDVSALRGDPGMARLVARAGAPVVLMDWDQRAESADAVGETVAFLRARIAAAADAGIAEAQTLVDPGYGFGLTVSQNMEILRRLRDLTVLGRPILIGTSRKGSIGKVLNLPVHERVEGTAATVAVAIMNGADIVRAHDVRTIVRVARMTDAVVRGTPPAAGGA from the coding sequence ATGACCTCCCAGGCGGCGCGGGTCGGACCGCTGGGGCTGGAGTTCGGCCGCCGGACGTTCGTCATGGGGATCATCAACATGGCGCCGGATTCGTTTGCCGGGGACGGCCTCGCCGGCGATGCGGGGGCCGCGGAGGCGCGCGGGCAGGCGATGCGGGAAGCGGGGGTCGACCTGCTCGACGTCGGCGGCCGTTCGACGCGGCCGGGGGCGCCGCCGGTCGAGGTGGCCGAGGAGATCCGCCTGACGATCCCGGCGATTCGGCGGCTGGTCGGGATCGGCGTGCCCGTGAGCGTCGACACGTTCTCCGCGCGGGTCGCCGGGGCGGCGCTGGAGGCGGGGGCGGTGCTGGTGAACGATGTGTCGGCCCTGCGCGGCGACCCGGGGATGGCGCGCCTCGTGGCGCGCGCGGGGGCGCCGGTCGTCCTGATGGATTGGGACCAGCGGGCGGAAAGCGCCGACGCGGTCGGCGAGACCGTGGCGTTTCTCCGCGCGCGGATTGCGGCCGCCGCAGACGCGGGGATCGCGGAGGCGCAGACCCTGGTGGACCCGGGGTATGGGTTCGGGCTCACGGTGTCGCAGAACATGGAGATCCTGCGACGACTCCGGGACCTGACCGTGCTGGGCCGTCCCATCCTGATCGGGACCTCGCGCAAAGGGAGCATCGGGAAAGTGTTGAACCTTCCGGTGCATGAGCGCGTCGAGGGGACGGCCGCGACGGTGGCGGTCGCGATCATGAACGGGGCGGACATCGTGCGCGCGCACGACGTCCGGACCATCGTCCGGGTGGCGCGGATGACCGACGCCGTCGTGCGGGGGACGCCCCCGGCCGCGGGAGGCGCGTAG
- the ftcD gene encoding glutamate formimidoyltransferase, whose protein sequence is MPNFSEGRRRVVLDALAASIRAVAGIRLLDVSADPDHNRSVFTFVGASAAVLDAALRSAAVAVERIDLRTHRGVHPRIGAVDVIPIVPLVGGGMPECVALAHRLGGVLAERLALPVFLYGQAGPRTLAQVRRGGFERLQGAIAEPERAPDLGPARVHPTAGAVAVGARDILIAFNVDLHSPDVAAAREIARAVRESSGGLPAVQAMGVFLRTRGVAQVSMNLLDYRRTPPLAAFQRVEAEAARRGLTVEAGELVGCAPREALPPEPLAALRLRGLRPGQIFDPLRMAQGLDGSPGAGAHGR, encoded by the coding sequence GTGCCAAACTTCAGCGAGGGGCGCCGGAGGGTGGTCCTCGACGCGCTGGCGGCGAGCATCCGGGCGGTTGCGGGTATCCGCCTCCTCGATGTGTCGGCCGACCCCGATCACAACCGGTCGGTGTTCACCTTCGTCGGCGCGAGCGCGGCCGTGCTGGACGCCGCGCTGCGCAGCGCGGCGGTGGCGGTGGAGCGGATCGATCTCCGTACGCACCGCGGCGTGCACCCACGCATCGGGGCCGTCGACGTGATTCCCATCGTGCCGCTGGTCGGGGGGGGGATGCCCGAGTGCGTCGCGCTGGCCCATCGATTGGGCGGGGTGTTGGCGGAGCGCCTGGCGCTGCCCGTGTTCCTCTACGGCCAGGCGGGCCCGCGCACCCTGGCCCAGGTGCGGCGCGGGGGATTCGAGCGCCTGCAGGGGGCGATCGCCGAGCCGGAGCGGGCGCCCGATCTGGGGCCGGCGCGGGTGCACCCCACCGCCGGCGCGGTGGCGGTGGGGGCGAGGGACATCCTGATCGCTTTCAACGTCGACCTTCACAGTCCCGACGTCGCCGCGGCGCGGGAGATCGCCCGCGCCGTGCGCGAGTCCTCGGGCGGGCTCCCCGCCGTCCAAGCGATGGGGGTGTTCCTCCGGACCCGTGGGGTGGCGCAGGTGTCGATGAATCTGCTCGACTACCGGCGGACTCCTCCGCTCGCCGCGTTTCAGCGGGTCGAGGCCGAAGCGGCGCGCCGCGGCCTCACCGTCGAGGCGGGCGAGCTCGTGGGGTGCGCGCCGCGGGAGGCGCTGCCCCCCGAGCCCTTGGCCGCGCTGCGCCTGCGCGGCCTGCGCCCGGGACAGATCTTCGACCCGCTGCGGATGGCGCAGGGGCTGGACGGATCCCCCGGCGCCGGCGCGCACGGGCGATGA
- a CDS encoding ASCH domain-containing protein: MFALNFYSSVFTQALRDGRKTLTIRLGDKRDKYQDGQLVWVTVGSRFGTKQRIFTGMIDRVEIKALREVTPREIERENPASREHAGLMEFLSKIYGRPVGMDDTVTVIHFSRVTEPKDE; encoded by the coding sequence ATGTTCGCGCTCAATTTTTACTCGAGCGTCTTTACCCAGGCGCTTCGCGACGGCCGGAAGACGCTGACGATCCGCCTGGGTGACAAGCGCGACAAATACCAGGACGGGCAGCTGGTCTGGGTCACGGTGGGGAGCCGGTTTGGGACGAAGCAGCGGATCTTCACCGGGATGATCGATCGGGTGGAGATCAAGGCGCTGCGGGAGGTGACTCCGAGGGAGATCGAACGGGAGAACCCCGCGTCGAGGGAGCACGCCGGCCTGATGGAGTTTCTCTCCAAGATCTACGGGCGCCCGGTCGGCATGGACGATACGGTGACCGTGATCCACTTCTCGCGGGTTACCGAGCCCAAGGACGAGTAA
- a CDS encoding SIMPL domain-containing protein (The SIMPL domain is named for its presence in mouse protein SIMPL (signalling molecule that associates with mouse pelle-like kinase). Bacterial member BP26, from Brucella, was shown to assemble into a channel-like structure, while YggE from E. coli has been associated with resistance to oxidative stress.), whose amino-acid sequence MNTTGMRLAALAVAVLLTGTSAVVPPARAQGPAPAGRGMASPGQAIAVVGQGSVEAVPDRATIDVGNQVTRPTAQDAQQRASATMTQIIERILALGIPRDRIHTVEINLFPQRRGPSEEISGYQAVQRATVTVDDLTMVGRVVDAGAAAGANLVGNVTFTLRDPVALRTRALAAAVQDARATANTIAAAAGVTILRVVRIDEVGAAVPVPRVGLQAAPEVSTPVLPGTLTVTMQVRAIFAF is encoded by the coding sequence ATGAACACGACAGGGATGCGCCTGGCGGCGCTGGCGGTCGCGGTCCTTCTCACGGGGACCTCAGCCGTGGTGCCGCCGGCAAGGGCCCAGGGACCCGCGCCGGCCGGTCGCGGGATGGCGTCCCCCGGCCAAGCGATCGCCGTGGTCGGACAGGGCTCGGTCGAGGCCGTCCCCGACCGCGCGACGATCGACGTCGGCAACCAGGTGACGCGCCCCACCGCCCAAGACGCCCAGCAGCGCGCCAGTGCCACCATGACCCAGATCATCGAGCGGATTCTAGCGCTCGGGATCCCGCGCGACCGCATCCATACGGTGGAGATCAACCTCTTCCCGCAGCGACGGGGCCCGTCCGAGGAGATCTCCGGCTACCAGGCCGTGCAGCGGGCGACCGTCACCGTCGACGACCTCACCATGGTGGGGCGCGTCGTCGACGCCGGCGCGGCCGCGGGGGCGAACCTGGTCGGCAACGTCACGTTCACGCTGCGCGATCCCGTGGCCCTGCGCACCCGCGCGCTCGCCGCCGCGGTGCAGGATGCCCGGGCCACCGCGAACACCATCGCCGCCGCGGCCGGGGTGACGATTCTTCGAGTCGTCCGGATCGATGAGGTCGGCGCGGCCGTGCCGGTCCCCCGGGTGGGGCTGCAGGCGGCGCCGGAGGTGTCCACGCCCGTGCTGCCCGGAACCCTGACCGTCACGATGCAGGTGCGGGCGATCTTCGCGTTCTGA
- a CDS encoding isochorismatase family cysteine hydrolase, translated as MLEVPPYTVARRVEVGPRDTALIVVDMQNDFVDAKGSLYVAGAAATVPAIRRLRALARAHGLPIVYTQDWHRADDPEFALWGPHAVAGTWGAEIVPDLAPDPGDLVIRKLRYDAFYRTELEDELRRRRIETLVITGTVSNICVLHTAGSAALRWFRIVVPVDATSALTEFDRHAAFRQIAFLYRGTLTQSDGLSVSG; from the coding sequence ATGCTCGAGGTCCCCCCGTACACCGTGGCCCGCCGCGTTGAGGTCGGGCCCCGGGACACCGCGTTGATCGTCGTCGACATGCAGAACGACTTCGTCGATGCCAAGGGCAGCCTCTACGTCGCGGGCGCTGCGGCGACCGTGCCGGCGATTCGGCGGCTACGGGCTCTCGCCCGCGCCCACGGTCTCCCCATCGTGTACACACAGGACTGGCACCGCGCCGACGACCCCGAGTTCGCGCTGTGGGGGCCGCACGCCGTCGCCGGGACGTGGGGGGCGGAGATCGTTCCCGATCTGGCCCCCGACCCCGGGGATCTCGTGATCCGCAAACTCCGCTATGATGCCTTCTACCGTACCGAACTTGAGGACGAGCTCCGGCGTCGCCGGATCGAGACGCTGGTGATCACCGGGACCGTGAGCAACATCTGTGTCCTGCACACGGCCGGGAGCGCCGCGCTGCGCTGGTTTCGGATCGTCGTTCCCGTCGATGCCACCTCCGCGCTGACCGAGTTCGACCGGCACGCGGCGTTTCGCCAGATCGCCTTCCTGTACCGGGGCACCCTGACGCAAAGCGACGGCCTCTCCGTGTCCGGGTGA
- the ftsH gene encoding ATP-dependent zinc metalloprotease FtsH: MFSKYVRNLLVWALILVVVLYLVLPLYNSRGTSSEVIPYSVFVTEATQGHIDQVSIGDDAVSGQYKSGKQFRTYVPKGDSSYLETLRDHGVKITVEPSSKSSLWPNLLTTMLPFLVLVGLWMLMLRQAQSGSNQAMSFGKSRARLHTEAKTRVTFDDVAGVDEAKEELEEIIEFLRHPKKFQALGAKIPRGVLLVGPPGSGKTLLAKAIAGEAGVPFFSISGSEFVEMFVGVGASRVRDLFDQAKKSAPCLVFIDEIDAVGRQRGAGLGGGHDEREQTLNQLLVEMDGFDPNSGIIVIAATNRPDILDPALLRPGRFDRRIVVDNPDAKGRRAILDVHARGKPIGEDVKLDVLARRTPGFSGADLANMVNEAALLTARRGKKRIGMPEFDEAIERVIAGPQRKSRILSPKERELTAYHEGGHALLGKLVPQANPPHKVTILPRGMALGYTIPLPQEEKYTVTRSEILANITAILGGRVAEEIVFAEITTGAANDFEKATELARKMVTEFGMSDKLGPLTLGTKHGPVFLGRDLVESRNYSDEIAYEIDKEVRRIIDECYGRARAMLTEHQGVLDRIAHALLERESLESDELDALIAGRPLPPEVPEVVAAPPATQEVKSFPRPEAIPPKLKPEATG; encoded by the coding sequence GTGTTTAGCAAGTACGTTCGGAACCTGCTGGTGTGGGCCCTGATCCTCGTGGTGGTCCTGTATCTGGTGCTGCCGCTGTACAACAGCCGGGGCACCTCGAGCGAGGTCATCCCGTACAGCGTGTTCGTGACGGAAGCGACGCAGGGGCACATCGACCAGGTATCGATCGGCGATGATGCCGTCTCCGGGCAGTACAAGAGCGGGAAGCAGTTTCGGACCTACGTGCCAAAGGGCGATAGCTCGTATCTGGAGACCCTGCGCGACCACGGCGTGAAGATCACGGTGGAACCCTCGTCCAAGTCGTCGTTGTGGCCCAATCTGCTGACGACGATGCTGCCCTTCCTCGTCCTGGTCGGCCTCTGGATGTTGATGCTCCGGCAGGCCCAATCGGGCTCCAACCAGGCGATGTCCTTCGGAAAGAGCCGTGCCCGGCTGCACACCGAGGCGAAGACCCGCGTGACCTTCGACGACGTGGCCGGGGTCGACGAGGCCAAGGAAGAGTTGGAGGAGATCATCGAGTTCCTCCGCCATCCAAAGAAGTTCCAGGCGCTGGGGGCCAAGATCCCCCGCGGCGTGCTCCTGGTGGGCCCGCCCGGCAGCGGGAAGACGCTGCTGGCGAAGGCGATCGCGGGGGAAGCCGGGGTGCCGTTCTTCTCCATCTCGGGCAGCGAGTTTGTGGAGATGTTCGTCGGCGTGGGGGCTAGCCGAGTCCGCGATCTCTTCGATCAGGCCAAGAAGTCAGCCCCCTGTCTGGTGTTCATCGATGAGATCGACGCGGTGGGACGGCAGCGCGGCGCGGGGTTAGGCGGCGGCCACGACGAGCGGGAACAAACGTTGAACCAGCTCCTGGTGGAGATGGACGGGTTCGATCCGAATTCGGGGATCATCGTCATCGCCGCGACCAACCGCCCGGACATACTCGATCCGGCGCTGCTGCGGCCGGGGCGGTTCGACCGGCGCATCGTGGTCGACAACCCGGACGCGAAGGGGCGGCGGGCGATCCTCGACGTCCACGCCCGGGGGAAGCCGATCGGGGAGGACGTCAAGCTCGATGTGCTGGCCCGGCGCACCCCGGGGTTCAGCGGGGCGGATCTAGCGAACATGGTCAACGAGGCGGCCCTGCTCACGGCGCGGCGGGGGAAGAAGCGGATCGGGATGCCCGAGTTCGACGAAGCGATCGAGCGGGTGATCGCCGGGCCGCAGCGGAAGAGCCGCATCCTCTCGCCCAAGGAGCGGGAGCTCACCGCCTATCACGAGGGTGGGCACGCGCTCCTCGGGAAGCTGGTGCCCCAGGCCAACCCGCCGCACAAGGTGACGATCCTGCCGCGGGGGATGGCACTCGGGTACACGATCCCGCTGCCGCAGGAGGAGAAGTACACCGTGACGCGCAGCGAGATCCTGGCGAACATCACGGCGATCCTGGGGGGTCGGGTGGCGGAGGAGATCGTCTTTGCGGAGATCACGACCGGCGCCGCCAACGATTTCGAAAAGGCGACCGAGCTGGCGCGGAAGATGGTCACCGAGTTCGGGATGTCCGACAAGCTGGGGCCGCTCACGCTGGGCACGAAGCACGGGCCGGTGTTCCTCGGTCGGGATCTGGTGGAGAGCCGGAATTACTCCGACGAGATCGCGTACGAGATCGACAAGGAAGTGCGTCGGATCATCGACGAGTGCTACGGGCGGGCACGGGCGATGCTCACCGAGCACCAGGGCGTCCTCGACCGGATCGCGCACGCGCTGTTGGAGCGGGAGTCCCTGGAGAGCGATGAGCTCGACGCGTTGATTGCCGGCCGACCGCTGCCGCCCGAGGTCCCGGAGGTCGTGGCCGCCCCGCCGGCGACCCAGGAGGTGAAGTCGTTCCCTCGGCCCGAGGCGATCCCACCGAAGCTGAAGCCAGAGGCGACCGGGTAG
- the tilS gene encoding tRNA lysidine(34) synthetase TilS codes for MDRHSTAAVNTSSRTPGGDEAARTIVERVRETLRRYRMLNGGETVIVAASGGPDSTALVYLLAELRDDLLLTIHLAHLNHGLRPDAVEDAAFVAAMSRALRLGCHAASADPRALADREGLSLEDAGRRLRYEFFARVARETGAAALATGHTSDDQAETVLMRMLRGTGPEGLGGIPPVRTAGGVRIIRPLIDTPRHDVEGYLRSRGIGWREDSTNQDPTILRNRIRRVLIPVLEGYNPDVRQALVRLAGLLRDEVGALESLAAPEIARALSGRRGAVIVAREPFRRLPVALQRRAIREAVRRVRGNLHAVGFVHLEGARRLVLEGRAGSRVVLPGGVRVARLPGGAEVAMDDPVANPAEYRVPVPGRVVAIEFGLHLRATEVAGDGLVEVRMGRPQSDEIVLDGAAIGSELILRGPRPGDRFAPAGMHGRTKTIADYLGEAKVPRHRRAFVPVLTTEGGEILWIIGMRASERAQVTEATTRAVRVAARPLLA; via the coding sequence ATGGATCGACATTCTACTGCCGCGGTGAACACTTCCTCACGGACGCCGGGGGGCGACGAGGCCGCCCGGACGATCGTGGAACGCGTGCGCGAGACGCTCCGCCGCTACCGGATGCTGAACGGCGGCGAGACCGTGATCGTCGCCGCCTCGGGGGGGCCCGATTCGACCGCTCTGGTGTACCTCCTGGCGGAGCTGCGCGACGATCTTCTCCTGACGATCCATCTGGCGCATCTCAACCACGGCCTCCGCCCGGACGCGGTTGAGGATGCCGCGTTCGTCGCGGCGATGAGCCGGGCATTGCGGTTGGGGTGCCATGCCGCGTCGGCCGATCCGCGGGCGCTCGCCGATCGGGAAGGCCTGTCCCTCGAGGATGCCGGACGGCGACTCCGCTACGAGTTTTTCGCCCGGGTGGCCCGCGAAACCGGCGCCGCGGCGCTGGCCACCGGGCATACCTCAGACGATCAGGCCGAGACCGTGCTGATGCGGATGCTCCGCGGGACCGGGCCCGAGGGGTTGGGGGGGATTCCACCGGTCCGGACGGCAGGGGGGGTGCGGATCATCCGGCCGCTGATCGACACGCCGCGGCACGACGTCGAGGGCTATCTGCGATCGCGCGGGATCGGCTGGCGCGAGGACTCCACGAACCAGGACCCTACCATCCTCAGAAATCGGATCCGGCGCGTCCTCATCCCGGTGCTGGAAGGGTATAATCCTGATGTGCGGCAGGCGCTGGTCAGGCTGGCCGGCCTGTTGCGGGACGAGGTCGGGGCGCTGGAGTCGCTCGCCGCCCCAGAGATCGCAAGGGCTCTGTCCGGCCGGCGGGGCGCCGTGATCGTGGCGCGCGAACCGTTTCGCCGCCTACCGGTTGCGCTGCAGCGCCGGGCGATCCGCGAGGCGGTCCGCCGGGTGCGCGGGAACTTGCACGCCGTTGGATTCGTTCACCTGGAGGGAGCGCGTCGACTGGTGCTGGAGGGACGCGCGGGATCGAGGGTGGTCCTGCCCGGGGGCGTTCGCGTCGCCCGGCTCCCGGGCGGTGCCGAGGTGGCGATGGACGATCCCGTGGCGAACCCGGCGGAGTATCGGGTGCCGGTGCCGGGCCGGGTGGTGGCGATCGAGTTCGGCCTCCACCTGAGGGCGACCGAGGTGGCGGGCGACGGGTTGGTGGAGGTGCGGATGGGCCGGCCGCAATCGGACGAGATCGTCCTCGACGGCGCCGCGATTGGGTCGGAGCTGATCCTGCGCGGGCCTCGCCCCGGGGACCGATTCGCCCCGGCGGGGATGCACGGGCGGACGAAGACGATCGCCGACTACTTGGGCGAGGCGAAGGTCCCGCGACACCGTCGCGCGTTCGTCCCGGTGCTGACGACTGAGGGAGGAGAAATCCTGTGGATCATCGGCATGCGGGCGTCGGAGCGCGCGCAGGTCACCGAGGCGACGACGCGCGCGGTGCGCGTCGCGGCCCGTCCGCTCCTGGCATGA